The window gggccgcgccgcggGGAGCCGCGCCCGCGGCGGGGGCTCCCTCAGAGCCTGAAGGAGGCCTCGGAGAAGGGATGCTGCATCTTGAAGCTAGACAAGAAGCACTGAAGGGGCGGGGGCAGGGGGTTGAGGAGGGACGGCGGGaggctggggaaaaagaaatcatctCCTCTGACCTCTAACGAAGTGCCCGGTTTTTTCTTAAGCTCTTCACATTTCCTAAATTTGCAGATCTGGTGTCCCGTTTTGCGGTTCCTGCAACTGCTGCAGACTCCACAGTTGATGAGCCGCTTGCAGGGCACGCACACCCCGCAGCGTTTCCGCTTCTTCTTGGCGGGGttgcccgccccggccccggccccgccgccggtGCCGCCGGCCCCCCCTCCGCctccgccgccaccgccgccacctccgccgccccccgcgccggCGGCGGCGCCCAGGGCGGAGGCGGGCGAGGCCGAGGCGTGGCTCTGCGGGCAGTCCGCCAGGTTGGCGATCTGGAAGGCGCTGTCTGTGACGGCGGCCGAGGCCGCGGCGGGGGAGTGTAGGGCCGTCATGACGATGACCCcggggggaagggagaggccGCCCAGCGCCGGGATGGCAGAGAAGGTGCCGACGCGGTCGGGGAGGTTCATGATCTCGGCTTCGGCGGCGCCGCACTTGAGCTTGTTCATGCACTCGCCGGCCAGCGGCCGGCAGTGCTCGGGGGCGAGGGTGGAGAGGAAGTTGCCGTTGGCCATGGGCAGGGCGGGCTGCTCGGCCTGCGGGCAGCCGGGCTTGCCCAGCCGCTGCGAGTCGCTCCGGTGGTGCATGCCGCCCCTGCCGGCGTGCAgcgaggaggcggcggcggcggccgcggaggcggcggcggcggcggcggaggaggaggaggaggagggtttCCTcgcgccgcccgccgcgccgccgccgccgccgctgccccaGAGCatggcggtggcggcggcggccgtGGCGGTGTCGCAGTTCCAGGGGGACATGCCGatgcgggcggcggcggcggcggccgcgctggGGAAGATGGGGGTGGTGATGCGGGCGATCTTGGCCGCCTGCGGGAAGGCGCCGCCGTTAGTCTTGTAGAAGGTGGCGAAGGAGCGGTACCTCTCCATCTCCGAGTTGTAATCCACAAGGCTGTTGAGGGCCCCCTCGGGCAGGTGGCTGTCCTTGGGCAGCCCCGGCGCCTCGGGGTTGGGGCCGCTCTCCACGCACACGTTGGTGTTCATGGtggccggggcggggggggggcggcgggaAGGGACGGGAcggggagggctgggggcaggggggagagggacggggccggggggggggaGGTCGCTTAATCCTCCTCCGGACGCATCCCCGCGGTCGGTGCTCGGCCGGGCAGCCGCTCCTCCGGCATCCTCACGGGAGCTGCCGCAGCTGAAACACAAAAAGTCATTTCCGAGGGGGTGTGCGCGCGGGGGGCGCTGACGGCCGCCCACGGCCACCCCGGGGGAGGGGGAGCACACGCGGGTGGGGGACACACGTCGCCGTACCCGCGGGCAGAGGGCTCGCAGCGCCGGCCCGGGCGGAGCAAACCCGGTCCCGGGACAAGGTGGGGGGCGGGGGACACGACACGGGGGCCGGGAGCTGCCCACCTACCAGCACCgggaaaaatgaaaaggcagGGAGAAAGAGCGGGGGGgggaataaataaaaggaattagtaaaaaaaaagaagaaagagggaggtgggggagggagCCGCCAGCTGCCACGGTGTCCTTCTGAGCCCGGCGGTCATTAGCTGCCTGCCGGCACAGCTGGCTCCGCCGGGCGCTGGTTGCGGCGGCACCGGCTTCCCCGACCCCCCCGCCACCTCCGGGTACGGGGGGGCTGCCTGTGGGCCGCGGGGGGCACGGGgctagcttaaaaaaaaaatacttaagcAATTTCACAGCTTGTGATCCCGGCGCCTGCAGCTGTACTAACGACGGAGTATTTATCCCAGCCTCTCGGGGAGGATTCCCCGTCACCGCCGCcgggggctgagcagggagggttggggacacacacagagacgGGGACAGCCCCTCCGTGGGCGCCGCGGGACAGGGGGCTTCGCCGAGAGACAGCCCGGGAACGATCGGGAGGGCACGTCGCTGTACCTGCTGAACTAGCCCTCATCGGGGAAAGATGGCTTTCTGCTCCAGGCTAGGAAAGTTTAGGAGGGGGCTAAGGACACGGCGCCCATTTTATTTCCTGCCGTCCCCTTTCTCCCCCAGGGAGGTGAAGGGGGGTTTTTTAGTTCATGGCAATGAGGAAGGTAAATTACGGCAGCCTGCGCGAACTAAAGCAAAACATAAGCATAACTTAAAAAGCCCTCAGTTTATGAACACTGcctctttgttttccagatgCTCTACCTGAATAGTTCAGATATTTCCAGCATCTTTTCTGATGGAGGGCTATCAGAAACGCTCACTCGTGAGGCACTCGTGGGGCTACGTCTAGTTTCCAGACTCTGGTATGTTTAGTTCAAAATGGTTATCAATTACGGTAATTACTATCATAATTAGATTAATGAACCGTTTGCAGCCCAACCTACCGAGTGCAAAAACTTCGTCTTCTCCCAACGTCGTGCACTGAAAGCGGGCTTTATGTAAACAAATCCAGATGAAGGGAGCGTAAATCTACAGAAGGAACCTCACCCCCGGCTGCACTGGGGACTGGCGGGCGTCCTTCCgtcggaaaaaaaaaaaaaaaaaaaaaaaaaaaaggacccCGAGCTCGCAGGAGCCACCTCTGTGTTTCCACGTCAGGGAAAAACCCAGACTCTCGCTGCCTTCAGAGGTCTAGTGGCAATACAAAGGCTGCCCCGGAAAGCTCGAGGCTAAGCGTCGTCTTGTGGAGGGATGCGAAGGATTTGcttacagcaaaaaaaaccccaaaaaaacccaaaaaaacccaaaaaaccccacaaacctcTCCCGTTTCCAGAAAGGAAAACCTAGCTGCATGTCCTCGATAACAACTACTCAATAAAACTAGTTTTGCCAGCCATGTGAACGAAAGCCACGCATCTGGTAAGGAATAAAATGTTAGCGTTCAGCCCTTTATGCCAGAAGTCATATGCATTTTCTTGCCCTATTTCCCCCTGCGTTAAACTGGCTTCTCTCCACAAAACCTTCCCTCGCTGGCTACCTTTTCTCTCCCCGTGATCCCCTCTCAGGCTTTATTGCCACCAGCAGCGAGAAAATGATGGTGCCCACCAACCGGGTCATTATTGTTTAATCGATGCATCTCCGGAGCATGAAAAGGGTACCCGAGACGCAGTTATTGATTTCCCTCCCCCTCTAACTATCGCCCTCTTTTCCAcgaatgaaataaataaatagaaattgcTAGCCGGGCTTTGCGATTCTGTCCCTGCTTAAGCTAAATGTGACCGTACATGTTCAATATTGCATGTCTGCTCTGCCAAAGACAGAGAGATCAAAGGTCATATTTAAGATTCAGGAGGAGGGGCGGGTGCagattaattaataaattaatatagCTACGCCTTTTATTGCCCAAGTCTAGCATTAATCTACTTTTACGATCCCAGATAAcaagaacaacagaaaaaaaagagcaccCCCACATcccacaaaattaaaaaaaaaaaaaacaacaaacaaaacaacccatCCCTCTAAAAAGACCCCACAACTAAAACCcgaaaccacacacacacaaaaaccacaaaacaaaagaaaaaaaccccgcGAAGAATAAGGGGGGAAAAGATGAGGGGGGAAAGCAAACCAGTCACTTACCAGGCTCTTTATTTGGGGGGGCTTGAGTGTGCAGACGCTACCAGCCTGTCTGCCTTTAATTAGTTGCACATCAGTCCCTAacacaaagaagaagaagaagaagaaaaatatccagATGTGCCTTGGCAGCTCCTCAATTACAACTTTGATACTTGTAAACAAACTGCGAGGGGCGGTGGGGAAGgtggggggggggcgggggggataAATTAAGCCGCCGATCCACTAAACAAATACCTGTaagtggctttttttcccctctctctctttctagctCGTtgcagagaaaggaggaggaggggggagcaggggaggcGGCGGGGGGCGAGGAAGGAGCAGGCACAGAGGGAGGGCGGGCGGgagggagtgtgtgtgtgtgtgcgtgtgcgcGGTGGTCTCCTCTGCCGGCGCGCTGCTCGCCGCCCGTCTCCCGGCGCCCGCCCTCGCACACAGCGCCGGGAGTGCGTGTGCGTGTGGCGGTgcgggggaggggagggcgggggcgggcgggaggCGATCGCCGCCGAGGTGAGGGAGCGCGCCGGGAGGACGCAGGGATGCGGACACCCGCCGCCGAGCGCTGGCGGGGCCGCCGCCGAGCGGCGCGCACGGGCCGCGGCGCAGCGCgggggccgcccccgccgccgccccctgCGCTCCCCTCCCGCGGCGGGGGCGCTGCGGCCGCGGCCGCCCGGTGCGGGGctgccggcggggcggggccgcgccgcgccgcagaggggaggggagggggcggcggggaggGCGCGCCCCCCGCGCTGCGCCCTGTCACCCTCCCCGCTGGCGGGCGGCGAACTGCCGGCAAACTTTGTGCCCCGGGAAGTTTGCGGAGGGGAACGGCGGtccccccgcccggcccggcccggcgggctGGAGCGGCAGGCCGGTGCCCCGGTCAGCGCACGGGCACGCAGCATGTCATTTTTCACGCGCTTTCGCAGATCTCTAATGACTGCCAACCCCCGCGTACgctatgatttttttccagacGCGTGAGGTGCTGCAGATTTCAGGCACATTCAGGCGAAATAGAGCCAGCTGAACTGTGGATGTTAGACAAGTGTCTCGGCGCCGACTAGAAGTTCTTTCCCAACATTTGCACTTTGCAGGTGCCAGAGCCGCAGAGATGCCATGCACCTGTCCAGGCACCTGTCCAGGCAGGCCACGCGAACTCCA is drawn from Haemorhous mexicanus isolate bHaeMex1 chromosome 4, bHaeMex1.pri, whole genome shotgun sequence and contains these coding sequences:
- the CXXC4 gene encoding CXXC-type zinc finger protein 4 → MNTNVCVESGPNPEAPGLPKDSHLPEGALNSLVDYNSEMERYRSFATFYKTNGGAFPQAAKIARITTPIFPSAAAAAAARIGMSPWNCDTATAAAATAMLWGSGGGGGAAGGARKPSSSSSSAAAAAASAAAAAASSLHAGRGGMHHRSDSQRLGKPGCPQAEQPALPMANGNFLSTLAPEHCRPLAGECMNKLKCGAAEAEIMNLPDRVGTFSAIPALGGLSLPPGVIVMTALHSPAAASAAVTDSAFQIANLADCPQSHASASPASALGAAAGAGGGGGGGGGGGGGGGAGGTGGGAGAGAGNPAKKKRKRCGVCVPCKRLINCGVCSSCRNRKTGHQICKFRKCEELKKKPGTSLEVRGDDFFFPSLPPSLLNPLPPPLQCFLSSFKMQHPFSEASFRL